The following proteins are co-located in the Lagenorhynchus albirostris chromosome 2, mLagAlb1.1, whole genome shotgun sequence genome:
- the BLACAT1 gene encoding bladder cancer associated transcript 1 has translation MPQFTFACFCGLHGFCKMKRKKEEVHRERETAV, from the coding sequence aTGCCCCAGTTCACTTTCGCTTGCTTCTGTGGCCTCCACGGTTTCTGCaagatgaagaggaagaaggaggaagttCACAGAGAGCGGGAAACGGCGGTGTGA